Below is a genomic region from Microbacterium sp. LWO12-1.2.
TGGCCCGCGTGGATGGCTCGGGTGGCGAAAGCGTGCTCGGACATGCCCCCAGCCTACGACCGGCCTCCCCCGGGGGTGGCCCCCTGTTACGTCGCGGGTCCGCTCACGGCGATGCGTCGTCAGCGGGACAGATACGCGAGGAGGTCCTGGCGGGTGAGCACCGTATGCGGCTTGCCACCCTCGGTCACCAGCAGTGCATCGGCCTCGGCGAGTGCAGCGCGCGCCTGGGCGATCGAGGCATGGATGCCGATCAGCGGCAACCGCTCACCCGTGTGCGAGCCGACGGCGTCGGTCGGCTTGGCCTCGCCGCGGAACAGCAGATCGAGCAGCCCCTTCTCGTCGACCGTCCCGACGACCTCCCCCATCATGACCGGAGGCTCGGCGCTGAGCACGACGAGCTGCGACACGTCGAACTCGGTCATCATGCCGATGACCTCGAGCACGGTGTCGGTCGGGTGCGCGTGCACCAGGTCGGGGATCCCGTCGCCCTGCCGCGCCGTGCGAGCCGCGACCACATCGGCCACGGTCTCACCCGCCTCGACATCGCTGAAGCCGTAGGAGCGCATCCATCCGTCGTTGAAGATCTTGCTGAGGTACCCGCGTCCGCCGTCGGGCAGCAGCACCACCATGACGGCATCCGCCGGGAGGCCGCGTGCGATACGCAGCGCCCCGACGACCGCCATGCCGCTGGAGCCGCCGACGAGGATGCCCTCCTCGCGCGCCAGGCGACGGGTCATCGCGAAGGACTCAGCATCCCCCACTGCCACGATCTCGTGCGGCACGCTCGGGTCGTAGGTGCCCGGCCAGATGTCCTCGCCGACTCCTTCGACCAGATACGGACGCCCCGTGCCACCGCTGTAGACGCTGCCCTCGGGGTCGATGCCGATGATGCGCACCCTGTCGTCCGACACCTCTCGCAGGTAGCGCCCCGTGCCGGTGATCGTGCCGCCGGTGCCGACCCCCGCGACGAAGTGCGTGACGGCGCCGTCGGTGTCGCGCCAGATCTCGGGTCCCGTCGTCTCGTAGTGGCTGCGGGGGCCGTTCGGATTCTCGTACTGATTCGGCTTGAAAGCGCCGGGAATCTCGCGGGCGAGCCGGTCACTGACGCTGTAGTAGGACTCCGGACTGTCCGCCGGAACGGATGTGGGTGTCACGACGACCTCCGCGCCGTAGGCCCGCAGCACGTCGTTCTTGTCCTCGGCGACCTTGTCCGGTACCACGAAGACGCACTTGTAACCGCGCTGCTGCGCGACGAGCGCGAGACCGACCCCTGTGTTGCCGCTGGTCGGTTCCACGATGGTGCCACCCGGCTTCAGGTGGCCTGCGGCCTCCGCGGCGTCGATGATGCGCGAGGCGATGCGGTCCTTCGCCGAGCCACCGGGGTTCAGGTACTCCAGCTTCACCAGAACCGTGCACGCGACGCCCTCGGTGACGCGGTGGAGCTTCACGAGGGGCGTGTTGCCGACGAGGTCGACGATCGAGTCTGCGTACTTCATGGTCTCAGGGTACGTGCGCGGATGCCGTGACCGGGGCTGTGTTGCGCCCGGTCACGGCATCCGTGTGCGAAGGTTCTCCCGCTCCTGCCGAAGCGTCAGCCCTTCGTCGATCCGGCCAGCAGGCCGCGGACGAAGTATCGCTGGAGTGCGAAGAACACGATCAGCGGAACGATGATCGACACGAAGGCACCGGCCGTGAGCAGATACCAGTCGTTGCCTCGGGTACCGGTGATCTCGGCCAACAGCTTCGTGATCGGCGCCGCGGCCCCGTCGGCGAAGACGAGGGCGACGAGCAGGTCGTTCCAGACCCAGAGGAACTGGAAGATCGCCACCGACGCGATCGCGGGCATCGTCAGCGGCAGCACGACACGGAAGAAGATCTGTCCGCGCGATGCCCCATCGACGCGAGCAGCCTCGATGATCTCACCGGGGATCTCCGACATGAAGTTGTGCAGAAGGTAGATCGCCAGCGGCAGCGCGAACATCGAGTGTGCGATCCACACCTGCGCGTAGCCTTGCGAGGCGTCGAGCGGGAGCGTGACCTGCAGTCCGAAGAGGTTGATCCCTCGGGAGAACGAGCTCAGCAACGGCACGAGGGCCATCTGGATGGGCACGATCTGCAGCGCGAACACGAAGATGAACAGCGCGTTGCGTCCCTTGAAGTCGATCCACGCGAACGCGTAGGCCGCCATCGCGGCGATCATCAACGGGATCACGGTCGCGGGAATCGTGATCGCGATCGAGTTGACGAACGACTCGAGGATCGTCAGCTGCGTCGTTCCCGATTGCAGCACATCGACGTAGTTCTCCAGCGTCACCTCAGGATTGGCGAAGAACTCCCACCATCCGCTGGACTGGATCTGGTCGCGCGGGCGGAACGAAGAGATGAACAGCCCGAGCGTGGGAATCGTCCACAGCACCGCGATCAGGATCGAACCGACGGATGCCCACGGCCGTGACAGCTTCTTGCGCGCACGCCCTGCGGCGCCGTCAAGGCCCCCGCCGGTCGTGATCGCCCGCGTGCTGGTCGCGCCGGTCTGAGTCTTCACCGTGTCGCTCATCAGCGCACCTCCCGCTGCTTCTTGATCTGTCTCGCGTTGTAGATGACGATCGGCAGCACGAGGATGAACAGGATGACCGACAGCGCGGCGCTGCGGCCCGCCTCGAACTTCGAGAACTGCGTGTACATCTCATTGGCGAGAACGGAAGTGCCGTAGTTTCCGGCAGTCATCGTGCGCACGATGTCGAACACCTTCAGCGAGGCGATCGAGATGGTGGTGAGCACCACGATCAGCGCAGGGCGGATCGAGGGGATCGTGACGGCGATGAAGCGCTCCCAAGCGTTCGCTCCATCGAGCTCCGCCGCTTCGAGCAGTTCCTGAGGAACGCCCTTGATGGACGCTGAGAGCACGACCATCGCGAAACCGGTCTGGACCCAGATCAGCACCACGATCAGGAACAGGTTGTTGAACGGCTCGTTGAGCAGCCATTGCTGCGGCTCGCCGCCGAACCACACCAGGATCTGGTTGAGCAGACCGATCTGCTTGAACTCCGGCCCGCGGTACTCGTACATGAAACGCCAGATGATGCTGGCGCCGACGAACGAGATCGCCATCGGCATGAAGACGAGGACCTTGTAGATCTTCTCTCCGCGTGTGCGATCGATGAACACCGCATAGGCGAGACCGACGATCGTCGACACCGTCGGCACGAGCAGCACCCAGATGATCGAGTTGACGACCGAGGTGATGCCGTCGGACTGCGTGAAGATCCACAGGTAGTTGGCGAACCCGACGAAGTCCTTTCCGGACGAGCTCAGGAACGACGCATACATCGTCTGGATCGACGGCAGGATGAGCCCGACGAGCAGCAGGAGCAGTGCCGGTGCCATGAATGCGACCAGCTGGATCAGGTATCCCACACCGTCGCGGGAGCGATAGTCGAGTATGAAGAACAGCGCGCCCACGACGACGGCGACTCCCATGGCCCAGTAGTAGGAGCTGAAGAAGAACATCACGGCGAGCGGAATGAGCAGGCACATCGCCAGCCGCACCCAGGTGTAGATCTTTCCCTTGCGTGGAGCCACATCCACGAGGAGCAGGATGACGGCCACGACCACCGCGAACGCGATGACCACGACGACGGCCTGCAGGATCGGCGGGAGCGTACCGACCCATTGGAAGAATACTGTCGCGTTCACGGAATCCCCTTCATGACGCGTTGCGGATCAGCGGCGCGCACGTCTGTGTGCGCTCCGTGGATAGGAGAAGGAGGGCCGCCCCCTCGCGGGGCGGCCCTCCTCATCCGATCAGCTGGCAGGCCAGCCGGTCTCGATCTGCGTCAGGACCTCATCGGTCGAGGTTCCGTTGACCCAGGCGACCATGCCCTTCCAGAAGGTTCCGGCGCCGACGGCACCGGGCATCAGGTCGGAGGCGTCGAAGCGGAACGTCGTCTCCGGGTCCTGCAGGATCTTGATGGTCTCCTGCAGGATCGGGTCCTTGGCGTTCTCCGGGTCGAGCCCGTTGTTCGCCGAGGTGACGCCGCCGAGGCTGACGCGGCTGTTCGCCCACTCCGGGCTGGACAGGTACGCGAGCACCTTCTGCGTGGCCTCGGAGTCGCTGAACGCACCGACGATCTCGCCACCACCCGTGACGGTGGTCTCGCCCGCGGTCTCACCCGGGAGCATGAAGGCCCAGACATCGCCGTCCTCGGCGATGTTCGTGCCCTCGGGGTAGAAGCCCGAGAGGAACGACGCCTGGTGCGTCAGCGCGCAGTCGCCATTGGCCAGAGCCGGGGCCACGTCGCCGAATGCGGTCGAGTTGATCGAGCGCACGTCGCCGAAGCCGGCGTTGACGTAGTCCGGGTTGAGCAGGATCTCGCCGACGGAGTCGAACGCGGTCTTGATCTGCGGGTCGGTGAAGGGGACCTCGTTGGCGACCCACTGGTCGTAGACCTCGGTGCCCGACTGGCGCAGCACGTAGTCCTCGATCCAGTCCGTTCCCGGCCAGCCGGTAGCGGTGCCGGACTCGAACCCGGCGCACCACGGCGCGGCTCCGCTCGTGCTCTGGATGGTCGCGGTGAGCGTGTTGAGCTCGTCGAGAGTGGTGGGCACCTCGACGCCCCACTCCGCGAACTTCGTCGGGGAGTACCAGATCCACCCCTTGACGTTGGCCATCAGCGGTGCGCCGTAGAAGGTGTCGCCGACGGTGCCGTAGTTCACCCAGTCTTCGGTCCAGTACTCGTTGGCGTTCTTCTCGACCTCTTCCGGCGCGGGCTTGAGGTACTCGCGGTCTGCGAAGTCCTTGAGCAGGCCGGGCTGCGGGAAGATCGCGATGTCCGGCGGGTTCCCACCCTGCGCTCGCGTGCCGAGCTGCGTCTCGAAGTCCTGGCTGCCCTCGTACTTGATGGTGATGCCGTTCTCGTCGGCCCAGTCCGACCAGGACTCCTGGAGGAGCTTCGCCTCGTCGTCGACGATGGTGCCGTAGATGGTCACAGTGGCGTCTTCACCCCCGCCGCCGTCGCCCGGTGCGGCACCGGGAGCACCGCAACCTGCGATCGCGATACCCGCGACCCCCAGCAGAGCGAGCGGCGCGAGCCGCCTGGAACGCTGCGAAAGACCCATGTGAATTCTCCTCTTCGAGTTCACGGCCCCTACCTCGTCCGACGCCACCCCCGGCGTCGTTCGGGAACCGATTCCAGGTAAACCTACTGGCCTTCCACACCCGCGCACAATGGGGAAGTATCACAAGCTCGCAACCTTTCGAGGGATGGCTGCTCCGCAAATGGGAGCGCTCCCGCGTCGATCATGTGGAACCGGTTCCTTTCGGAGCCTGGAACGGCTACCATGACATCCGCGAGCTGCCTTCGGCGCATCGCAGGACGCGCAGGCGTCGCCTGGTCGAGGAGGACCGATGAGCACGATCGCGGACGTCGCCGCGCGAGCAGGCGTGTCTAAGGCGACAG
It encodes:
- a CDS encoding ABC transporter substrate-binding protein; the encoded protein is MGLSQRSRRLAPLALLGVAGIAIAGCGAPGAAPGDGGGGEDATVTIYGTIVDDEAKLLQESWSDWADENGITIKYEGSQDFETQLGTRAQGGNPPDIAIFPQPGLLKDFADREYLKPAPEEVEKNANEYWTEDWVNYGTVGDTFYGAPLMANVKGWIWYSPTKFAEWGVEVPTTLDELNTLTATIQSTSGAAPWCAGFESGTATGWPGTDWIEDYVLRQSGTEVYDQWVANEVPFTDPQIKTAFDSVGEILLNPDYVNAGFGDVRSINSTAFGDVAPALANGDCALTHQASFLSGFYPEGTNIAEDGDVWAFMLPGETAGETTVTGGGEIVGAFSDSEATQKVLAYLSSPEWANSRVSLGGVTSANNGLDPENAKDPILQETIKILQDPETTFRFDASDLMPGAVGAGTFWKGMVAWVNGTSTDEVLTQIETGWPAS
- a CDS encoding carbohydrate ABC transporter permease, which produces MNATVFFQWVGTLPPILQAVVVVIAFAVVVAVILLLVDVAPRKGKIYTWVRLAMCLLIPLAVMFFFSSYYWAMGVAVVVGALFFILDYRSRDGVGYLIQLVAFMAPALLLLLVGLILPSIQTMYASFLSSSGKDFVGFANYLWIFTQSDGITSVVNSIIWVLLVPTVSTIVGLAYAVFIDRTRGEKIYKVLVFMPMAISFVGASIIWRFMYEYRGPEFKQIGLLNQILVWFGGEPQQWLLNEPFNNLFLIVVLIWVQTGFAMVVLSASIKGVPQELLEAAELDGANAWERFIAVTIPSIRPALIVVLTTISIASLKVFDIVRTMTAGNYGTSVLANEMYTQFSKFEAGRSAALSVILFILVLPIVIYNARQIKKQREVR
- a CDS encoding carbohydrate ABC transporter permease, with protein sequence MSDTVKTQTGATSTRAITTGGGLDGAAGRARKKLSRPWASVGSILIAVLWTIPTLGLFISSFRPRDQIQSSGWWEFFANPEVTLENYVDVLQSGTTQLTILESFVNSIAITIPATVIPLMIAAMAAYAFAWIDFKGRNALFIFVFALQIVPIQMALVPLLSSFSRGINLFGLQVTLPLDASQGYAQVWIAHSMFALPLAIYLLHNFMSEIPGEIIEAARVDGASRGQIFFRVVLPLTMPAIASVAIFQFLWVWNDLLVALVFADGAAAPITKLLAEITGTRGNDWYLLTAGAFVSIIVPLIVFFALQRYFVRGLLAGSTKG
- a CDS encoding cystathionine beta-synthase, producing the protein MKYADSIVDLVGNTPLVKLHRVTEGVACTVLVKLEYLNPGGSAKDRIASRIIDAAEAAGHLKPGGTIVEPTSGNTGVGLALVAQQRGYKCVFVVPDKVAEDKNDVLRAYGAEVVVTPTSVPADSPESYYSVSDRLAREIPGAFKPNQYENPNGPRSHYETTGPEIWRDTDGAVTHFVAGVGTGGTITGTGRYLREVSDDRVRIIGIDPEGSVYSGGTGRPYLVEGVGEDIWPGTYDPSVPHEIVAVGDAESFAMTRRLAREEGILVGGSSGMAVVGALRIARGLPADAVMVVLLPDGGRGYLSKIFNDGWMRSYGFSDVEAGETVADVVAARTARQGDGIPDLVHAHPTDTVLEVIGMMTEFDVSQLVVLSAEPPVMMGEVVGTVDEKGLLDLLFRGEAKPTDAVGSHTGERLPLIGIHASIAQARAALAEADALLVTEGGKPHTVLTRQDLLAYLSR